A single region of the Balaenoptera ricei isolate mBalRic1 chromosome 12, mBalRic1.hap2, whole genome shotgun sequence genome encodes:
- the LOC132376404 gene encoding LOW QUALITY PROTEIN: coiled-coil domain-containing protein 86-like (The sequence of the model RefSeq protein was modified relative to this genomic sequence to represent the inferred CDS: inserted 2 bases in 1 codon; substituted 1 base at 1 genomic stop codon), with translation MDMPRRCSRRLEGLKPESPENPTAVLRARRALVELESNPEEKREPGSPRRVRPPGLGSPRHQPETSPRPPSLREGAGLGSPRKRPEPGPGSPQRQRDPGLESPQRQPESSPESLRLQPKPSRESPKFSQDQEEADSELPKTKEEPPAGSPRHQLQPGPGPPEPYPGPEPSQPLQGXHPRXPGSPGDRREPSKPPPAGQPERDGLGPEKREGSSAQAPASKKPKKEEEVPKVPKGKPRSGRGWKDRSKKSVSQMVQDKALRTSWPRKMQDPQETELAEDFARHLEEDKERRRQGKQQRRAENPKRRPENERKAEIVQAPRNPAKRPETPPSPAKQQQLRSAEKRAAGPAAAAPSSAWPRPSVANRRATHGSSRATGHTPLLTQDSGSVAPKQGLHSRGGSEPPRGLTGRSLWRRDPEGGTGAQGIDQKANPRLEN, from the exons ATGGATATGCCGCGGAGGTGCAGCCGGCGGCTGGAAGGCCTAAAGCCTGAGTCCCCCGAGAACCCCACCGCAGTTCTGCGGGCCAGACGGGCCCTTGTGGAGCTCGAGTCGAAcccagaagaaaagagggagcCCGGGTCTCCTCGGAGGGTGCGGCCACCCGGCCTGGGGTCTCCCAGACATCAGCCGGAGACAAGCCCGAGACCACCCAGTCTACGGGAGGGGGCAGGCTTGGGGTCCCCCCGAAAGCGGCCAGAGCCGGGCCCAGGGTCCCCCCAGCGTCAGCGAGACCCAGGCCTGGAGTCGCCCCAAAGACAGCCGGAATCGAGTCCTGAATCCCTCCGGCTTCAGCCAAAGCCAAGTAGGGAGTCGCCGAAGTTTTCCCAGGACCAAGAAGAGGCGGACTCGGAGTTGCCCAAGACTAAGGAGGAGCCGCCCGCGGGTTCCCCCCGACATCAGCTGCAGCCGGGCCCGGGGCCACCAGAGCCCTACCCGGGTCCCGAGCCCTCTCAGCCACTACAGGGCTGACACCCCAG GCCCGGCTCCCCAGGGGATCGGCGTGAGCCCAGCAAGCCCCCGCCGGCCGGGCAGCCGGAGAGAGACGGCCTCGGGCCAGAGAAGCGAGAAGGGTCTTCAGCCCAGGCCCCAGCGTCCAAGAAAccgaagaaggaggaggaggtccCTAAAGTCCCGAAGGGGAAGCCCAGGTCCGGGCGGGGGTGGAAGGACCGCTCAAAGAAGAGCGTCTCCCAGATGGTCCAGGACAAGGCCCTGCGCACATCCTGGCCGCGGAAGATGCAGGACCCGCAGGAGACAGAGCTGGCCGAGGACTTCGCCCGGCACCTGGAGGAGGACAAAGAGCGGCGCCGGCAGGGGAAGCAGCAGCGCCGCGCCGAGAACCCGAAACGCCGCCCGGAGAACGAGCGGAAGGCGGAGATCGTCCAGGCGCCCCGAAACCCCGCCAAGCGCCCCGAAACCCCGCCAAGCCCAGCGAAGCAGCAGCAGCTGCGCTCCGCCGAGAAGCGGGCCGCTGGCCCAGCTGCAGCAGCTCCGAGCTCAGCATGGCCGAGGCCTTCTGTGGCCAACCGCCGTGCCACACACGGCAGCTCTCGGGCCACTGGCCACACGCCTCTGCTGACCCAGGACTCCGGCTCCGTGGCTCCAAAACAGGGGCTCCACTCGAGAGGGGGCTCTGAGCCTCCCAGAGGGCTCACAGGCAGGTCTCTGTGGCGCAGAGACCCAGAG GGAGGGACGGGCGCACAAGGCATCGACCAGAAAGCGAATCCAAGGCTGGAGAATTGA